A stretch of Gemmatimonas aurantiaca T-27 DNA encodes these proteins:
- a CDS encoding TetR/AcrR family transcriptional regulator, translating into MDSKEQFVSGSHVAVELGTGGSGKREPRQERGQRRVDEILDAAEALVQEVGAAATSVQEIAKRSGASVGSIYHFFPTKEAIFDALRERHRVEARQVAEGIRQSAPQWATADLATFVRGLIGPFTDLLSRMPAYPELAVNAAGHRLPRDETTDASVREAMLVAFALRWPHSTEEERAVRADVLNAIGDGMASMLCTTPHAGQQAFMEEFGRAIYGYLWTHEPKP; encoded by the coding sequence ATGGATTCCAAGGAACAGTTCGTCAGCGGCTCGCACGTGGCGGTAGAGCTCGGTACCGGGGGCAGCGGCAAACGTGAGCCACGGCAGGAGCGGGGGCAGCGTCGGGTCGACGAGATCCTCGACGCGGCGGAGGCGTTGGTACAGGAAGTGGGGGCTGCGGCCACATCAGTGCAGGAGATCGCCAAACGATCTGGTGCCTCGGTGGGGTCCATCTATCACTTCTTCCCCACCAAAGAGGCCATTTTTGATGCCCTCCGGGAACGTCATCGCGTGGAGGCCCGCCAGGTGGCGGAAGGGATTCGGCAAAGCGCGCCGCAATGGGCGACCGCCGACCTGGCCACATTTGTCCGCGGACTGATCGGTCCGTTCACTGACCTCCTGAGCCGGATGCCGGCCTATCCGGAGCTGGCGGTGAACGCGGCCGGGCATCGGCTGCCACGCGATGAGACGACCGATGCCAGCGTGCGGGAGGCGATGCTGGTGGCCTTTGCGTTGCGCTGGCCACATAGCACGGAGGAGGAGCGGGCTGTCCGGGCGGATGTGCTGAATGCCATTGGCGACGGGATGGCCTCTATGCTCTGCACGACACCGCACGCGGGACAGCAGGCGTTCATGGAAGAGTTTGGCCGAGCCATCTACGGATACCTCTGGACGCATGAACCCAAGCCCTGA
- the ybaL gene encoding YbaL family putative K(+) efflux transporter: MPHDTALIATIAAGLGLAFIFGLLATRFHLPPILGYLLAGVAVGPFTPGFVADQALASQLAELGVILLMFGVGLHFSIADLMSVRRIAIPGALAQIAVATGLGAVVSHFWGWSWGSGIVFGLALSVASTVVLLKALEERGILDSADGRIAVGWLIVEDLITVLALVLLPALAPLLGASPEAIAASNEAAGHASAATTGLWTTLGITLLKVVSFVAVMLIVGRRTIPWVLGRVMNTGSRELFTLAVLAVALGIAFGAAALFGVSFALGAFFAGVIVSESDFSHEAATNALPLQDAFAVLFFVSVGMLFDPTILLREPLHVLAVVFIIMIGKAIASLGIVLLFRYSLHTALTISASLAQIGEFSFILAALGVSLGLLPAEATGLIVAGALLSITLNPFVFKTVEPLAAWLRSHPRLADMFEREVGEIAELPTAVNEESLRDHAVLIGYGRVGAPIGAELALHKVPYVVIEASRERTEVLRERGLPVIYGDATRPDILEDAHLERARLLLVAAPDAVQTRAIVALAHKLNPSITVLVRTHSDGERTFLESHGAKQALVGERELAVSLTRHALREYGVAHDMEAVAARMIGHTA, from the coding sequence ATGCCCCACGATACCGCCCTTATCGCCACCATCGCCGCTGGTCTTGGCCTCGCCTTCATCTTCGGCTTGCTGGCCACGCGCTTCCACCTTCCGCCGATTCTGGGCTACCTGCTGGCCGGTGTCGCAGTGGGTCCGTTCACCCCGGGATTCGTGGCCGACCAGGCCCTCGCATCGCAGCTCGCCGAGCTCGGCGTGATCCTGTTGATGTTCGGCGTGGGACTGCACTTCTCCATCGCCGACCTCATGTCGGTACGCCGCATTGCGATCCCGGGCGCGCTCGCCCAGATCGCCGTCGCGACCGGTCTCGGGGCCGTGGTCTCGCACTTCTGGGGATGGTCGTGGGGCAGCGGTATCGTTTTTGGTCTCGCGTTGTCGGTGGCCAGCACGGTGGTGTTGCTCAAGGCACTGGAAGAACGCGGTATTCTCGATTCGGCCGATGGACGGATCGCGGTGGGCTGGCTGATCGTGGAAGACCTCATCACCGTGCTCGCGCTCGTGTTGCTGCCGGCATTGGCGCCGTTGCTGGGAGCGTCTCCCGAAGCGATTGCCGCATCGAATGAGGCGGCCGGCCATGCCTCGGCGGCCACCACCGGCCTGTGGACCACCCTGGGCATCACCCTGCTCAAGGTCGTGTCGTTCGTGGCGGTGATGCTCATTGTCGGACGCCGCACCATTCCGTGGGTGCTCGGCCGCGTGATGAACACCGGTTCGCGTGAGCTCTTCACGCTGGCCGTGCTGGCCGTGGCCCTGGGTATCGCGTTTGGTGCGGCGGCGTTGTTCGGTGTGTCGTTCGCGTTGGGTGCATTCTTTGCCGGCGTGATCGTGAGCGAGTCCGACTTCAGTCACGAAGCCGCGACCAATGCCTTGCCGTTGCAGGACGCCTTTGCCGTGTTGTTCTTCGTGTCGGTGGGCATGCTGTTCGATCCCACCATTCTGCTCCGCGAGCCGCTGCACGTGCTGGCCGTGGTGTTCATCATCATGATCGGCAAGGCCATCGCCTCGCTGGGCATTGTGTTGCTGTTCCGCTATTCGCTGCACACGGCGCTGACCATTTCGGCCAGTCTTGCCCAGATCGGTGAGTTCTCGTTCATCCTCGCGGCACTGGGTGTGTCACTCGGATTGTTGCCCGCCGAAGCCACCGGATTGATCGTCGCCGGTGCTCTGCTCTCCATCACGCTGAATCCGTTCGTGTTCAAGACGGTCGAACCGCTGGCGGCGTGGCTGCGCAGTCATCCGCGCCTGGCGGACATGTTCGAGCGTGAGGTGGGGGAGATTGCCGAATTGCCCACCGCCGTGAACGAAGAGTCGTTGCGCGATCATGCGGTGCTGATCGGATACGGGCGTGTGGGCGCCCCCATCGGCGCCGAGCTCGCGCTGCACAAGGTGCCATACGTGGTGATCGAAGCCAGTCGCGAACGCACCGAAGTGCTGCGTGAACGGGGGCTACCGGTCATCTATGGTGACGCCACACGACCCGATATCCTCGAAGACGCCCATCTCGAGCGTGCCCGCCTGCTGCTGGTGGCCGCCCCCGATGCCGTGCAAACCCGGGCGATTGTGGCCCTGGCCCACAAGCTCAATCCGTCCATCACCGTACTGGTGCGCACGCACAGCGACGGGGAGCGGACCTTCCTCGAAAGCCATGGCGCGAAGCAGGCGCTGGTCGGCGAGCGGGAGCTGGCCGTGAGCCTCACCCGCCATGCGCTGCGGGAGTACGGCGTGGCGCATGACATGGAAGCGGTGGCGGCGCGCATGATCGGCCACACCGCGTAG
- a CDS encoding response regulator transcription factor, with product MRLLLAEDDPQLRDAITRGLRELAFVVDSVGDGETAFTMALVNSYDAVILDILMPGMDGIAICRGLRARQMAVPILLLTARDAVDERIQGLDAGADDYLTKPFHFGELTARVRALLRRMSVVLPSTMAVGDLEIDTRLQQARRDGALLPLTAREFTLLAYLARHAGRIVSRGELAEHVWDENHDPNANLIDVYVSRLRRKVDGAGRRPLLHTRRGQGVLLSDDGDIAGERG from the coding sequence ATGCGCCTCCTGCTTGCCGAAGACGATCCCCAGTTGCGCGACGCGATCACGCGTGGCCTGCGCGAGCTGGCGTTTGTCGTGGATTCGGTGGGCGACGGCGAAACGGCCTTCACGATGGCCCTCGTGAACAGCTATGACGCGGTGATCCTCGACATCCTGATGCCAGGCATGGATGGCATCGCCATCTGCCGTGGTCTGCGGGCTCGTCAGATGGCCGTGCCGATTCTTCTGCTCACGGCCCGCGACGCGGTCGACGAACGCATTCAGGGACTCGACGCCGGCGCCGACGACTATCTCACCAAGCCATTCCACTTCGGCGAGCTGACGGCCCGTGTACGGGCACTGCTGCGTCGCATGAGTGTGGTGTTGCCTTCCACCATGGCGGTGGGCGATCTCGAGATCGACACCCGACTGCAGCAGGCACGACGCGACGGTGCCCTGCTGCCGCTGACGGCACGCGAATTCACGCTCCTCGCCTATCTGGCACGTCACGCTGGCCGCATCGTGAGTCGCGGAGAGCTGGCGGAGCACGTCTGGGACGAAAATCATGATCCCAACGCAAACCTGATCGACGTGTACGTGAGCCGCCTCCGTCGGAAGGTCGATGGCGCCGGCCGCCGCCCGCTGCTGCATACCCGTCGTGGACAGGGCGTGCTGTTGAGCGACGATGGCGATATCGCCGGCGAGCGCGGATGA
- a CDS encoding sensor histidine kinase — protein sequence MIARFRARLLPQSIRWRLTLWYAAALSAGLGVFAVASLAVLDVELEHRNDQFLRDARQAFLVELAVELGELPTTESAVRMALDEIRFEDTRFFVQTTDVPSVLATRADSRTDSVQAPIWQMDSLVLQRLRSTAAGGDGTPSADVAASTLPNAYDGARMITGQAIVRDRWFTVAAVRDLAGIAATMRDVRRAYLLVIPVILLLSVVVGYLLARRALEPVATMSRHAQTMDVTTLHDRLPVQNPQDELGGLATVMNELLARLERGFAQQRQFVADASHELRTPVAILQAEADVALARAARSEEEYRQAIGVMSSASQRLSRIVDDLFLLARVDSGRRPVDQQPLYLDEVLADTVRSMHAVAARRDVHLVLQRGIPPEDGAPFTGDPELLGRLLLNLIDNAVKYSPAGGTVRARLDQDGTQYRITVSDEGPGIPADARPFIFDRFYRVDRARSRDNAADVTSTASGAGLGLAIAQWIAQAHGGAVALTASAPPGAHFEVRLPRPPSDALGSNDSP from the coding sequence ATGATCGCGCGTTTCCGTGCCCGTCTGCTGCCACAGTCGATCCGGTGGCGCCTCACCCTGTGGTATGCTGCGGCGCTGAGCGCAGGGTTGGGCGTGTTTGCCGTGGCCTCGCTGGCCGTGCTCGACGTCGAGCTCGAGCACCGCAACGATCAGTTTCTGCGCGATGCCCGGCAGGCGTTTCTCGTGGAGCTGGCTGTGGAACTGGGTGAACTGCCGACGACCGAATCGGCGGTGCGTATGGCCCTCGACGAAATTCGCTTCGAGGATACCCGCTTCTTTGTGCAGACGACCGACGTGCCGTCGGTGCTGGCCACCCGTGCGGACAGCCGCACCGACAGTGTGCAGGCGCCTATCTGGCAGATGGACTCGCTGGTGTTGCAACGGCTGCGGAGCACTGCGGCAGGTGGCGATGGCACACCATCCGCTGATGTGGCGGCAAGCACCTTGCCCAATGCATACGATGGCGCGCGCATGATTACGGGTCAGGCCATCGTACGCGATCGATGGTTCACCGTGGCCGCAGTACGCGATCTCGCCGGCATAGCTGCCACCATGCGCGATGTACGGCGTGCCTACCTGCTGGTGATACCGGTCATTCTGCTGCTGTCTGTAGTCGTGGGCTATCTGCTCGCTCGCCGTGCGCTCGAGCCGGTGGCGACCATGAGTCGACATGCGCAGACGATGGACGTGACCACGTTGCACGATCGCCTCCCAGTGCAGAATCCGCAGGACGAGCTGGGCGGGTTGGCGACGGTGATGAACGAACTGCTGGCGCGCCTGGAACGTGGCTTCGCGCAACAACGGCAGTTCGTGGCCGATGCGTCACATGAGCTGCGCACCCCGGTCGCCATTCTGCAGGCGGAAGCGGATGTGGCACTGGCCAGAGCAGCGCGCAGTGAAGAGGAGTACCGGCAGGCCATCGGTGTCATGAGCAGCGCGAGCCAGCGTTTGTCGCGCATCGTCGACGATCTGTTCCTGTTGGCCCGCGTGGACAGTGGGCGACGGCCAGTGGATCAGCAGCCGCTGTACCTCGACGAGGTGCTCGCCGACACGGTGCGCTCCATGCACGCGGTCGCAGCGCGACGGGATGTGCACCTCGTCCTGCAACGTGGCATTCCGCCGGAAGATGGTGCGCCATTCACGGGCGATCCGGAGCTGCTCGGCCGATTGCTCCTCAACCTGATCGACAATGCCGTGAAGTACTCACCGGCCGGCGGCACGGTGCGCGCGCGGCTGGATCAGGATGGCACGCAGTACCGCATCACGGTGAGCGACGAGGGGCCCGGCATTCCAGCCGATGCCCGTCCGTTCATCTTCGATCGTTTCTATCGCGTCGATCGGGCCCGGTCACGCGACAATGCCGCCGATGTTACCAGCACTGCTTCCGGTGCTGGTCTCGGTCTGGCCATCGCGCAATGGATCGCGCAGGCGCATGGCGGCGCCGTGGCACTGACCGCCTCTGCACCACCCGGTGCGCACTTCGAAGTTCGTCTCCCGCGTCCGCCTTCCGACGCTCTCGGTTCGAACGACTCTCCCTAG
- a CDS encoding TolC family protein, with protein sequence MFSSSIRGGVLLVAALASGTVVSAQTTERPPAPSQQASEPSLTLREGLDRARAHRPQTRLAGAGTARARGAARLTALIPNPQLNVQGDQRTPTHQLVVAQPLQWLPRRAADRRTGRALIDRATADSVQLLADLGREVRMAFFGSLAARERLVLSHEQALLADSLVRLADRRVSAGEISALERDQIAQEALRARLLAARAQETARTADVELARAVAWDSSGTPGARGALDEALDVVTDAAVNIRAEGAASVSTATMPLVQARVADSVAAASRLRALQWQQLPLPSLTLGTEWGSSTDTRLGSAASLPRTGIVGVSVSVPLWNQGREAVAEARGAATEASARAAEAHLLADAQRRAAEIRVAERAVRARLARDSMLVDARRVRAGAMRLYEAGRTGLLPVIDALRIERDVGQLLVQELLDFQAARADLAALLGVWP encoded by the coding sequence ATGTTCAGCTCGTCCATCCGTGGCGGGGTGCTGCTTGTTGCAGCCCTGGCCTCCGGGACGGTCGTGTCTGCGCAAACCACGGAACGCCCTCCGGCACCGTCTCAGCAGGCCTCAGAGCCTTCGCTGACACTGCGCGAGGGGTTGGACCGGGCGCGCGCGCACCGACCGCAAACACGACTCGCCGGTGCCGGCACCGCACGTGCGCGAGGTGCGGCGCGACTCACCGCGCTCATCCCCAATCCGCAGCTCAACGTGCAGGGTGACCAGCGCACCCCCACCCATCAGCTCGTGGTCGCACAGCCACTACAATGGCTGCCCCGACGCGCCGCCGACCGGCGCACCGGGCGCGCACTGATTGATCGTGCGACCGCCGACTCCGTGCAATTGCTGGCCGATCTCGGGCGCGAAGTGCGTATGGCGTTCTTCGGTTCGCTCGCGGCACGGGAACGCCTCGTACTCAGCCACGAACAGGCGCTACTCGCCGACTCGCTGGTTCGCCTCGCCGATCGTCGCGTATCGGCCGGCGAAATCTCAGCGCTCGAACGCGACCAGATTGCGCAGGAGGCCCTGCGCGCCCGGTTGCTCGCGGCGCGCGCGCAGGAAACCGCACGAACCGCCGATGTCGAACTGGCCCGAGCCGTGGCGTGGGACAGCAGTGGGACACCAGGCGCACGCGGCGCACTCGATGAAGCACTCGATGTGGTGACGGATGCAGCGGTCAACATCCGTGCCGAAGGTGCAGCCTCCGTGAGCACCGCAACGATGCCGCTGGTCCAGGCTCGGGTGGCCGATTCCGTTGCCGCGGCGTCACGCCTGCGCGCCCTGCAGTGGCAACAATTGCCATTGCCATCCCTCACACTCGGCACCGAGTGGGGATCGTCCACCGACACACGATTGGGATCGGCGGCGTCATTGCCACGCACGGGCATCGTGGGGGTGTCGGTGTCGGTGCCACTCTGGAATCAGGGACGTGAAGCGGTGGCCGAAGCCCGTGGCGCCGCCACGGAAGCCAGCGCACGTGCCGCCGAAGCCCATCTCTTGGCCGATGCGCAGCGACGCGCCGCCGAGATCCGCGTGGCCGAACGTGCCGTGCGCGCGCGACTGGCACGCGACTCGATGCTCGTGGACGCGCGCCGTGTGCGGGCCGGCGCGATGCGTCTGTACGAAGCCGGTCGTACCGGGCTGCTGCCCGTGATCGACGCCCTGCGCATCGAACGCGATGTGGGACAGTTGCTGGTGCAGGAACTGCTCGACTTTCAGGCCGCCCGCGCCGATCTCGCGGCGCTTCTCGGAGTCTGGCCATGA
- a CDS encoding efflux RND transporter periplasmic adaptor subunit, giving the protein MTPFHFRLPSMTTRASVSHAAWRGTLTVSTMLVVTSACAEKPSKAAPPATIRGAVTESQLTSITLTPDAVRRLGIETVSLDSTAMAPTRTVGGEIVVPPGQAIPINAAVAGSVASMSAGVFPIAGQRVTQGQPLARLVPITPDMARVRQELATADARLRQAQLEADRVASLYAEKLVATRDQERAQADLAAARAALEAAQTLEQVAGGSAPAASVGSITIAAPSAGVVRTVSVAAGQIVSQGAPMFEIVRLDRLWVRVPVYAGDARLFSRHVPASVHALTGDQAGNGTMALVAIPVTAPPSADPLAASVDLYYAVQGASFAPGERVGVTIPLAPATGGTTKSRALAIPLAAVARDLSGGAWVYVQTDSLTFTRRRVEVERVTGGMAVLALGPARGAKIVTTGVAELFGTEFGAGK; this is encoded by the coding sequence ATGACACCATTCCACTTCCGCCTCCCGTCCATGACCACCCGCGCCTCTGTTTCGCACGCCGCATGGCGTGGCACACTCACCGTGAGCACGATGTTGGTGGTGACATCGGCTTGCGCCGAGAAGCCGTCCAAAGCCGCGCCGCCGGCGACCATCCGTGGCGCTGTAACGGAGTCGCAGCTCACGTCCATCACATTGACACCCGATGCGGTGCGGCGGCTCGGCATCGAAACGGTATCGCTGGACTCCACCGCGATGGCACCCACCCGTACCGTGGGCGGTGAGATCGTGGTGCCACCCGGACAGGCCATTCCGATCAACGCTGCGGTCGCGGGATCGGTCGCGTCCATGAGCGCCGGTGTCTTCCCCATCGCCGGACAACGCGTGACACAGGGGCAGCCACTCGCGCGACTGGTGCCCATCACGCCGGATATGGCGCGTGTGCGACAGGAGCTCGCCACGGCCGACGCGCGCCTGCGCCAGGCCCAGCTCGAGGCCGATCGCGTCGCGTCGTTGTATGCCGAAAAGCTGGTGGCCACGCGCGATCAGGAGCGCGCGCAGGCAGACCTCGCGGCCGCGCGCGCCGCACTGGAAGCCGCCCAAACACTGGAGCAGGTCGCCGGTGGTTCGGCGCCCGCAGCCAGTGTTGGCAGCATCACCATCGCCGCACCGTCGGCCGGTGTGGTACGCACCGTGAGCGTGGCCGCCGGACAGATCGTCTCACAAGGCGCACCGATGTTTGAAATCGTGCGACTCGACCGGCTCTGGGTGCGTGTGCCGGTGTATGCCGGCGATGCGCGACTATTCTCGCGCCATGTACCGGCGTCGGTGCACGCGTTGACCGGGGACCAGGCCGGCAACGGCACTATGGCACTTGTTGCCATACCAGTGACGGCCCCACCATCGGCCGATCCACTGGCCGCGTCAGTGGATCTGTACTACGCGGTGCAGGGCGCATCGTTCGCTCCCGGTGAGCGGGTGGGTGTCACCATTCCGCTCGCGCCTGCAACCGGTGGCACGACGAAGTCCCGGGCACTCGCCATTCCACTCGCCGCCGTGGCACGCGATCTCAGTGGTGGCGCGTGGGTCTATGTGCAAACCGACTCACTGACCTTCACGCGGCGGCGCGTGGAAGTGGAGCGTGTGACGGGTGGCATGGCCGTCCTGGCGCTGGGCCCTGCGCGTGGGGCCAAGATCGTGACCACCGGTGTCGCCGAGTTGTTCGGCACCGAGTTCGGCGCTGGCAAGTAG
- a CDS encoding efflux RND transporter permease subunit: MNWLIESALRLRIVVVALTVLAIVVGTRIVRDAPLDVFPEFSPPLVEVQTEAPGLSTEEVEALVTTPIEQALAGTPHIETLRSKSVLGLSSVVLIFERGTDLLVARQFVGERLARLQGTLPAVARPPVLLSPLSSTSRVLKVGMSSKTMSQTDMTTLVRFTVRPRLMSVPGVANVAVWGQRDRQLQVLVDPERLRANRVTLDEVTRATGEAVAVRAGGFIDVPNQRFSVAQRSEVHTGADLAAAPVAFRNRAALLLGDVTQVTEGNPPPIGNAIINDGPGILLIVEKQPWGNTLEVTRGVEAALAALRPAMPDVEVDATIFRPATFIEMSLHNLNRALLIGCVLVVIVLGLFLRDWRTAVISLTAIPLSLLAAAIVMRYRGGTIDTMVLAGLVIALGEVVDDAVIDVENIVRRLRLNREAGSPRSAFLVVLQASIEVRSAVVYASLIVSLVFLPVFFLSGLAGAFFRPLAAAYVVAILASLLVALIVTPALSLLLLPKAVAHHSEAPLVTWLKAHYRRLLPRFLDEPTSDTNTRRGWWARTPRAARIIGLALFAAGASFPFLGEEFLPHFKEYDFLMHWVEKPGTSIEAMDRITIRASQELRAIPGVRNFGAHIGRAEVADEVVGPNFTELWISLDPSVDYDATVAKVQTVVDGYPGLYRDLLTYLRERIKEVLTGTSASMVVRLYGPDLAVLREKAQDVAKVMGGVNGVADLKVQPQVLVPQVEVKVRQEAAARLGLTAGVVRDRVETLVRGRKVGEVYEADRAFDVVVWGAPGVREDVTSLASLPIDIPGGGVVPLGDVADVRLMPTPNEITRENASRRLDITANVRGRDLGSVAREVERVVRELPFAAGYHPEFLGEYAAQRESSRRLLSLSLLAMLGIFLILHADFGSMRLAVLVFGSLPFAVIGGVVAVWLTGGVLSLGSIVGFVTVIGIAARNGIMLVSHYRHLEHEEGMTFGRGLVLRGAEERLAPITMTALVTALALVPLIVWGDRPGHEIEHPMAIVILGGLVSSTLLTLFLMPALYLRYGQAQQEEDAALA, encoded by the coding sequence ATGAACTGGCTCATCGAAAGCGCATTGCGCCTGCGCATCGTCGTGGTGGCGCTCACCGTCCTGGCCATCGTCGTGGGGACGCGCATCGTACGCGACGCCCCGCTGGATGTCTTTCCGGAATTTTCTCCGCCCCTCGTGGAAGTGCAGACGGAAGCGCCGGGTCTGTCCACCGAAGAAGTGGAGGCACTCGTCACCACACCCATCGAACAGGCGCTGGCGGGAACGCCGCACATCGAGACGCTGCGTTCGAAGTCGGTGCTGGGACTTTCCAGCGTCGTACTGATCTTCGAGCGCGGCACCGACCTGCTGGTGGCCCGGCAGTTCGTCGGTGAGCGGCTGGCGCGCCTGCAAGGCACGTTGCCCGCTGTGGCCCGTCCACCGGTGCTGCTCTCACCGCTGTCGTCCACCAGTCGGGTGCTCAAGGTGGGCATGTCGTCGAAGACCATGTCACAGACCGACATGACCACACTGGTGCGCTTCACCGTGCGTCCACGCCTCATGTCGGTGCCGGGTGTGGCCAACGTGGCCGTGTGGGGGCAACGCGACCGACAGTTGCAGGTGCTGGTGGACCCAGAACGTCTGCGCGCCAATCGGGTCACGCTCGACGAAGTGACACGCGCCACAGGTGAAGCGGTGGCCGTGCGCGCCGGTGGGTTCATCGACGTGCCCAATCAGCGTTTCTCCGTGGCCCAGCGGTCGGAAGTGCATACCGGTGCCGATCTGGCGGCAGCCCCGGTGGCATTCCGCAACCGTGCCGCACTCCTGCTCGGCGATGTCACGCAGGTGACTGAAGGCAACCCACCACCCATCGGCAACGCGATCATCAACGACGGACCGGGCATCCTGTTGATCGTGGAAAAGCAGCCTTGGGGCAACACCCTCGAAGTGACACGGGGTGTGGAAGCGGCGCTCGCAGCCTTGCGCCCCGCGATGCCCGATGTGGAGGTGGACGCGACGATCTTCCGTCCGGCCACGTTCATCGAGATGTCGCTGCACAATCTCAATCGCGCCTTGCTGATCGGTTGTGTGCTGGTGGTCATCGTGTTGGGCTTGTTCTTGCGCGACTGGCGCACGGCTGTCATCAGCCTCACGGCCATTCCGCTGTCGCTGCTCGCTGCCGCCATCGTGATGCGCTATCGCGGCGGCACCATCGACACCATGGTGCTCGCTGGGCTCGTGATCGCGCTGGGAGAAGTGGTGGACGACGCCGTGATCGACGTGGAGAACATCGTGCGGCGCCTGCGTCTCAATCGTGAAGCCGGCAGCCCACGCTCGGCATTTCTCGTGGTGCTCCAGGCGTCCATCGAAGTACGCAGCGCGGTGGTGTACGCCAGCCTGATCGTCTCGCTGGTGTTTCTGCCGGTGTTTTTTCTGAGCGGACTGGCCGGTGCCTTCTTCCGTCCGCTTGCCGCCGCGTACGTGGTGGCCATTCTGGCGTCGTTGCTCGTGGCGCTCATCGTCACACCAGCGCTGTCGCTGCTGCTCCTGCCAAAAGCCGTGGCCCATCACAGCGAAGCCCCGCTGGTGACATGGCTCAAGGCGCACTACCGTCGCCTGTTGCCACGTTTTCTCGATGAGCCCACGTCAGACACCAATACCCGACGTGGCTGGTGGGCCCGCACACCGCGCGCGGCACGCATCATCGGTCTCGCGTTGTTCGCGGCGGGCGCCTCGTTCCCCTTTCTCGGCGAAGAGTTTCTTCCGCATTTCAAGGAATACGACTTCCTGATGCACTGGGTGGAAAAGCCCGGCACGTCCATCGAAGCGATGGACCGCATCACGATTCGCGCGAGCCAGGAGCTGCGCGCCATTCCCGGCGTGCGCAACTTCGGCGCCCATATCGGGCGTGCCGAGGTGGCCGACGAAGTGGTCGGTCCAAACTTCACCGAGCTGTGGATCTCCCTCGATCCGTCGGTGGACTACGATGCCACCGTAGCCAAGGTGCAGACCGTGGTGGACGGCTATCCCGGTCTCTATCGCGATCTGCTGACGTATCTGCGTGAACGCATCAAGGAAGTCCTCACCGGGACCAGCGCCTCGATGGTCGTTCGTCTGTATGGTCCCGACCTGGCCGTGCTGCGCGAGAAGGCCCAGGACGTGGCCAAGGTCATGGGTGGCGTGAACGGCGTGGCCGACCTCAAGGTGCAGCCGCAGGTCCTGGTGCCGCAGGTGGAGGTCAAAGTGCGGCAGGAGGCCGCTGCGCGCCTCGGACTCACGGCCGGTGTGGTGCGCGATCGCGTGGAAACGCTGGTGCGTGGCCGCAAGGTGGGCGAGGTGTACGAAGCCGACCGCGCGTTCGACGTGGTGGTGTGGGGTGCTCCTGGCGTGCGGGAAGACGTGACATCACTCGCGTCACTGCCCATCGACATCCCGGGCGGTGGTGTGGTGCCGCTGGGCGATGTGGCCGACGTGCGGCTCATGCCCACCCCCAACGAGATCACCCGCGAGAACGCCTCGCGCCGCCTCGATATCACGGCCAATGTGCGTGGACGTGATCTGGGCAGTGTGGCGCGTGAAGTGGAGCGTGTGGTGCGCGAGCTGCCGTTTGCCGCAGGCTACCACCCCGAGTTCCTGGGCGAATACGCGGCACAGCGTGAATCCAGCCGCCGACTGCTGTCGCTGTCCCTGCTCGCGATGCTCGGCATCTTCCTCATCCTGCACGCCGACTTCGGGTCGATGCGCCTGGCGGTCCTGGTGTTCGGGTCGCTGCCCTTTGCCGTGATAGGCGGCGTGGTGGCAGTGTGGCTCACCGGCGGTGTGCTGTCGCTGGGGTCCATCGTGGGGTTCGTGACGGTGATCGGCATCGCGGCCCGCAACGGCATCATGCTGGTCAGCCACTATCGCCATCTCGAACACGAGGAGGGGATGACGTTTGGCCGTGGTCTGGTGCTCCGAGGGGCAGAAGAACGGCTGGCCCCGATCACCATGACGGCGCTCGTGACCGCTCTGGCACTGGTACCGTTGATCGTCTGGGGTGACCGTCCGGGACACGAAATCGAGCACCCGATGGCCATCGTGATTCTGGGCGGCCTGGTCTCGTCCACCCTGCTCACGTTGTTCCTCATGCCGGCGCTGTACCTCCGGTACGGTCAGGCCCAACAGGAGGAGGACGCGGCGTTAGCTTGA